A single Cucumis melo cultivar AY chromosome 4, USDA_Cmelo_AY_1.0, whole genome shotgun sequence DNA region contains:
- the LOC103486750 gene encoding protein trichome birefringence → MAEVTKYQPINGGNLVSDVKSLFSILKTKRTMAFAYGFMFAFVVFTAFLAFNPSSSSSFSPYFSNIFTGSSFVGSNSSNAGSGSQYPSFISYFFPNSSIQQSSPVMPPPVPEVNSSRSSNVTTQPQPQPPTVEKEPPRVKNRTEESVPENKPTAGNLTRDSVVSPPIQTQPPVGTVKNDTQTTPVTEVKDSNQTESRNAPPVVDDQAKSSGMKPMPLNNGSSRAEEKNVPTNFTAPLASKQKGETNSDSGESVNQKDWVESLKNCDFFDGEWVLDDSYPLYKPGSCLLIDEQFNCHLNGRPDKNYEKFRWKPKKCDLPRLDGGRMLDLLKGKRLVFVGDSLNRNMWESLVCILRNSVKDQSNVFEAHGKQVFRGEAAYSFIFKDYNFTVEFFVSPFLVREWEMPDKNGKTKETLRLDLVGKSSDQYKEADIIVFNTGHWWTHEKTSRGKDYYQEGSHVYEELNVLEAFRKAITTWARWVDKNINPMKSIVFFRGYSASHFSGGQWNSGGQCDSEIQPIKNETYLRHYPPKMVVLEKVLKGMKTHVTYLNITKMTDFRKDGHPSIYRKQKLTEEERRSPLRFQDCSHWCLPGVPDAWNEILYAELLLKQQQQKRT, encoded by the exons ATGGCTGAAGTTACCAAGTACCAGCCCATCAATGGCGGAAATCTGGTATCAGATGTCAAGAGTCTTTTCTCCATTCTCAAAACCAAGAGAACTATGGCTTTTGCTTATGGCTTTATGTTTGCTTTCGTTGTTTTCACTGCTTTTTTGGCTTTtaacccttcttcttcttcttccttttctcctTACTTCTCTAATATTTTCACTGGGAGTAGCTTTGTTGGGTCTAATTCCTCTAATGCTGGTTCTGGATCTCAATAcccttcttttatttcttacttttttcccAATAGTTCGATTCAGCAGAGTAGTCCAGTGATGCCTCCCCCGGTGCCGGAGGTTAATTCCTCTAGATCTAGTAATGTCACGACTCAGCCTCAGCCCCAGCCGCCCACTGTTGAGAAAGAGCCGCCGCGTGTAAAGAACCGTACGGAAGAATCGGTACCGGAAAACAAACCAACGGCCGGAAATCTGACGCGGGATTCTGTTGTTTCGCCTCCGATTCAAACTCAACCGCCGGTGGGAACTGTGAAGAATGATACTCAAACTACACCGGTTACTGAAGTTAAGGACTCGAATCAAACTGAATCGCGAAATGCTCCTCCGGTGGTGGATGATCAGGCTAAGAGTTCGGGGATGAAACCGATGCCGTTGAATAATGGAAGTTCTAGGGCAGAGGAGAAAAATGTACCGACGAATTTCACGGCTCCGTTGGCGAGTAAGCAAAAGGGTGAGACGAATTCAGATTCCGGTGAATCGGTGAACCAGAAGGATTGGGTTGAGTCTTTGAAGAATTGTGATTTTTTCGATGGAGAGTGGGTGCTGGATGATTCTTATCCACTCTACAAACCTGGTTCTTGTTTGCTAATTGATGAACAGTTCAATTGCCATTTGAATGGCAGGCCTGATAAGAATTATGAGAAATTTAGATGGAAGCCCAAGAAATGCGATCTTCCAAG GTTGGATGGAGGTCGAATGTTGGATCTTCTAAAAGGGAAAAGATTAGTTTTCGTGGGTGATTCGCTGAATCGAAACATGTGGGAATCGCTTGTTTGTATATTAAGAAACTCTGTTAAAGATCAAAGCAATGTGTTCGAAGCTCATGGAAAACAGGTTTTTAGAGGGGAAGCAGCTTACTCTTTCATATTCAAG GACTATAACTTCACCGTAGAGTTCTTTGTCTCTCCTTTCCTAGTCCGAGAATGGGAGATGCCAGACAAGAATGGTAAAACGAAAGAAACTCTCCGTCTCGATTTGGTTGGGAAGTCGTCTGATCAGTATAAAGAAGCTGATATAATCGTCTTCAACACTGGCCACTGGTGGACTCATGAAAAAACTTCAAGAGG GAAAGACTATTACCAAGAAGGGAGCCATGTTTATGAAGAATTGAATGTTCTTGAGGCGTTCCGAAAGGCTATAACGACATGGGCGAGATGGGTTGATAAGAACATAAATCCAATGAAGTCCATTGTTTTCTTTAGGGGCTACTCTGCATCCCATTTCAG CGGAGGACAATGGAACTCCGGTGGGCAATGTGACAGCGAGATTCAACCAATCAAGAACGAGACATACCTAAGACACTACCCACCAAAGATGGTTGTTTTAGAGAAGGTATTGAAAGGGATGAAAACTCATGTCACATATCTAAACATAACGAAGATGACAGATTTTCGAAAAGACGGCCACCCTTCCATCTACCGGAAACAAAAGCTAACAGAAGAAGAGAGGAGATCGCCATTGAGATTTCAAGACTGCAGCCATTGGTGCCTTCCCGGTGTCCCAGATGCTTGGAATGAGATTTTATATGCAGAACTATTATTGAAACAACAACAGCAAAAGAGAACATAG
- the LOC103486752 gene encoding homeobox-leucine zipper protein HOX11, whose translation MVELGLSLGDHPSSNSNNNTNKPFSNFLSKPISSSSNSSSSLMALGFCVGLIGRHSASASASVQGDEEDDDELDDDDDRKTVLAGSTSGLDPPVQLDLLPLAPVPRSSSSSSPLLPFPWLSHHLMGEVGGSSEGGERVETLDVKRVLVEEREDRVAAVAVAALSSPNSTVSCFEMEFGGGGGGGIRRKRSWDHMEMETERGGGSGGGCSRIMSDDEDNNASASAAARKKLRLSKQQSAFLEESFKEHTTLNPKQKLALAKQLNLRPRQVEVWFQNRRARTKLKQTEVDCEYLRRCCETLTEENRRLQKELQELRALKTSQPFYMQLPATTLTMCPSCERVATTTTTTTTAPTTPAPSSALCLANKPKILPFPHLHQAAS comes from the exons ATGGTGGAGTTGGGTTTGAGCCTTGGTGATCATCCATCTTCCAATTccaataataatactaataagccgttttctaattttctatctaaaccaatttcttcttcttctaattcttcttcctctcttatGGCTTTGGGGTTTTGTGTTGGTTTAATCGGACGTCATTCTGCTTCTGCTTCTGCTTCGGTTCAAggtgatgaagaagatgatgatgagctggatgatgatgatgatcggAAAACGGTTCTTGCCGGTTCAACTTCCGGTTTGGATCCACCGGTTCAGCTTGATCTTCTTCCTTTGGCTCCTGTTCctcgttcttcttcttcttcttctcccctGCTTCCTTTCCCATGGCTTTCTCATCACT TGATGGGGGAAGTCGGGGGGAGTTCAGAGGGAGGAGAAAGGGTAGAGACATTGGATGTGAAGAGGGTGCTGGTGGAGGAGAGAGAAGATAGGGTGGCGGCGGTGGCAGTGGCGGCGTTGTCGTCTCCGAACAGTACGGTGTCATGTTTTGAAATGGAAtttggaggaggaggaggaggagggaTTAGAAGGAAGAGATCATGGGATCATATGGAAATGGAAACGGAAAGAGGAGGAGGATCAGGAGGAGGTTGTTCAAGAATAATGAGTGATGATGAAGATAACAATGCTTCTGCTTCTGCTGCTGCTCGTAAAAAGCTTCGACTTTCTAAACAACAATCCGCTTTTCTTGAAGAAAGCTTCAAAGAACACACCACTCTTAATCCT aAGCAGAAGCTAGCACTAGCAAAGCAGCTAAACCTCCGACCTAGGCAAGTGGAAGTATGGTTTCAAAACAGAAGAGCAAG GACAAAGTTGAAGCAGACAGAAGTAGATTGTGAGTATTTAAGAAGATGCTGTGAGACATTGACAGAAGAGAACAGAAGATTACAAAAAGAACTTCAAGAATTAAGAGCTTTAAAAACTTCTCAGCCTTTTTATATGCAACTTCCAGCCACTACCCTCACCATGTGCCCCTCGTGTGAGCGTGTCGCTACCACCACCACCACTACCACCACCGCTCCCACCACCCCCGCCCCGTCCTCCGCTCTCTGTCTCGCTAACAAACCCAAGATCTTGCCATTTCCTCATCTGCATCAGGCTGCTTCATGA